The following proteins are encoded in a genomic region of Verrucomicrobiota bacterium:
- a CDS encoding N-acetylmuramoyl-L-alanine amidase: MNRQKFLLRSAAMILAGPTILRAAVSEHTYTVRKGDTLSQIAQKQGMTVKQLKSYNGLTKDLIVVGQKLKIPSGHQFLEGVRAQTTKLQLNRPKWKYIIAHHSATPYGNASSYDKVDRTHGMENGLAYHFVIGSGKDSGDGEIEIGSRWTKQLHGGHVSKQSYNDHGIGICLVGNFEKTKPTSRQMVAFTELVDYLGNDLLNGNYKFMVHREVNATLCPGRNFPTTAMHKRFN; this comes from the coding sequence ATGAACCGGCAGAAATTCCTCCTTAGAAGTGCAGCTATGATCCTGGCTGGTCCTACTATCCTTCGCGCTGCTGTTTCTGAGCATACTTACACGGTTCGTAAAGGTGATACTCTAAGTCAAATCGCTCAAAAGCAAGGGATGACGGTAAAACAACTCAAAAGTTACAATGGCCTGACAAAAGATCTAATCGTTGTTGGGCAAAAATTAAAGATTCCGTCTGGTCATCAATTTCTGGAGGGAGTTAGAGCGCAAACGACCAAACTTCAATTGAACCGTCCGAAGTGGAAATACATCATTGCCCATCACAGCGCCACCCCGTACGGTAATGCCTCTTCCTACGATAAAGTGGATCGTACCCATGGCATGGAAAACGGGCTGGCCTACCACTTTGTTATAGGTAGCGGTAAAGATTCCGGGGATGGCGAGATTGAAATCGGTTCTCGATGGACCAAACAATTACATGGAGGTCACGTCAGCAAGCAAAGCTACAATGATCATGGCATTGGAATTTGTTTGGTTGGAAATTTTGAAAAAACCAAACCCACGAGTCGCCAGATGGTAGCTTTTACCGAACTGGTGGATTATCTCGGCAATGATTTGTTAAATGGGAACTACAAATTCATGGTTCACCGTGAGGTGAATGCTACGCTTTGTCCCGGGCGCAATTTCCCAACCACCGCCATGCACAAGCGGTTCAACTAA
- a CDS encoding NAD(P)-dependent oxidoreductase — translation MAKKSVLVTGVYGLVGSVIYKRLQKSPEAFEVFGMDRSSIMSDRVAPEEAIEVPADKFFQSDLADIDKLTNIFEGKHTVVHMAGNPNTDAGWDSLLENNICGAYHVLEAAKRARVSRVVLASTIQVSTGWARFVEPYKYIPIGEFDKVPETIDPIKTTDATWPINLYAASKVFGETLARAYSSSSDLSCICIRIGAVNSRDEHPKHLSPLYCSQNDIGRLAECCINAPESLKFDIFYGMSGNKYLWPDISNAKKTVGYVPEDQSCYNL, via the coding sequence ATGGCTAAAAAATCCGTTTTAGTGACTGGAGTATATGGACTGGTGGGTAGTGTGATTTATAAACGGCTCCAAAAATCGCCCGAAGCCTTCGAGGTATTTGGTATGGATCGATCCTCAATCATGTCGGACCGGGTAGCTCCGGAGGAGGCGATTGAAGTCCCGGCAGATAAATTTTTTCAATCGGATTTGGCGGATATTGATAAGCTGACAAACATCTTTGAGGGAAAACATACGGTGGTACATATGGCCGGGAACCCCAATACCGATGCTGGCTGGGACAGTCTGTTGGAGAATAATATCTGTGGGGCTTACCATGTGTTGGAGGCGGCCAAAAGAGCTCGTGTCAGCCGGGTAGTATTAGCCAGTACCATCCAGGTAAGCACGGGCTGGGCTCGCTTTGTTGAGCCTTACAAGTATATACCAATAGGCGAATTCGATAAGGTTCCGGAAACTATTGATCCCATAAAAACAACGGATGCGACTTGGCCGATAAACTTGTACGCGGCCAGTAAGGTTTTTGGGGAAACCCTGGCTAGAGCCTACTCCAGCTCCAGCGACCTTTCATGTATCTGCATTAGGATAGGAGCTGTGAATTCGCGAGACGAGCATCCCAAACATTTAAGTCCCCTCTATTGCTCGCAGAACGACATTGGCCGACTAGCGGAATGCTGTATCAATGCACCTGAGAGCCTCAAGTTTGACATTTTTTACGGTATGTCCGGCAACAAATACCTGTGGCCGGATATCTCAAATGCAAAAAAAACAGTAGGCTATGTGCCGGAAGACCAATCCTGTTACAATCTTTAG
- a CDS encoding c-type cytochrome → MSFRSIAVAFTTSLALLGSSLSAQDLVRGKTLFQNCVACHGPDAHGNQLLSAPALAGLSASYIETQTLNFKHSIRGADARDQTGLLMRPMSMILQDEQAVKDVSAYIATLTAKPPVDTFVDGDATKGQASYMLCLACHGPDAEGNELLKSPSLKYQSDWYMLAQLKKYKEGIRGTNPKDVGGMQMRPMSMTLVDEQAMKDVIAYIRSISPKE, encoded by the coding sequence ATGTCCTTTCGCTCTATCGCAGTGGCATTCACCACTTCACTCGCTCTTCTTGGGTCATCGCTTTCTGCGCAAGACCTCGTCAGAGGTAAAACGCTGTTCCAAAACTGCGTCGCTTGCCATGGACCTGATGCCCACGGCAACCAGCTTTTGAGTGCTCCTGCCCTGGCAGGTTTGTCTGCCAGCTACATAGAAACACAGACTCTCAACTTTAAGCATAGCATACGTGGTGCCGATGCACGCGACCAAACGGGGCTGCTCATGCGTCCCATGTCGATGATTCTGCAAGACGAGCAAGCGGTCAAAGATGTCTCCGCCTACATCGCTACCCTTACAGCGAAGCCACCGGTTGATACCTTTGTAGACGGCGATGCGACTAAAGGCCAGGCGTCCTACATGTTATGTTTGGCTTGTCACGGTCCAGATGCGGAAGGAAACGAACTTCTCAAATCACCATCTTTGAAATACCAGAGCGATTGGTATATGCTGGCCCAGCTTAAGAAATATAAGGAGGGTATTCGCGGAACCAACCCCAAAGACGTGGGTGGTATGCAGATGCGCCCCATGTCAATGACCCTCGTCGATGAGCAAGCGATGAAAGATGTGATTGCTTATATTCGTTCCATTAGTCCCAAAGAATAA
- a CDS encoding cytochrome C oxidase subunit II has protein sequence MIEAYVERASTYAGDIDNLFSMVFWIVALWFVAAEVVLFYFCFRYRKVDGVATQYITGEKKYHKKWISIPHYLVLFFDVFIVAGAIAVWYDVKQRLPEPDLVVGVIAQQWAWTFIHPGADGVLHTNDDITTIDELHIMENVTYHVEMESKDVLHSFSVPVFRLKQDVIPGRKITGWFKATKTGEWDIQCTEICGIGHGLMPARIHIKSAYDHKQWVEQNSPNGSGQALASISQP, from the coding sequence ATGATCGAAGCTTACGTTGAACGAGCCTCCACCTACGCAGGAGATATCGATAACCTTTTTTCGATGGTCTTTTGGATCGTCGCCCTTTGGTTTGTTGCCGCAGAAGTCGTGTTGTTTTATTTTTGTTTCCGCTATCGAAAAGTGGATGGGGTCGCTACCCAATACATCACAGGAGAGAAAAAATATCACAAGAAGTGGATTTCAATTCCGCATTACCTGGTTTTGTTTTTTGATGTTTTTATCGTAGCGGGTGCCATTGCGGTTTGGTACGATGTTAAACAGAGATTACCCGAGCCGGATTTAGTGGTCGGAGTTATTGCACAGCAGTGGGCGTGGACCTTCATTCATCCTGGAGCGGACGGCGTGCTTCATACCAATGATGATATAACTACTATCGACGAACTCCATATCATGGAGAATGTCACTTACCATGTTGAGATGGAGTCTAAGGATGTATTGCATTCTTTCTCCGTTCCGGTTTTCCGGCTTAAACAGGATGTTATTCCAGGTCGGAAAATTACGGGCTGGTTCAAGGCCACCAAAACGGGTGAGTGGGATATTCAGTGCACGGAAATTTGTGGTATCGGCCATGGCTTGATGCCTGCCCGCATTCATATCAAATCCGCCTACGACCATAAACAATGGGTGGAGCAAAATAGCCCGAATGGTTCGGGTCAAGCTCTCGCATCGATCTCCCAACCCTGA
- a CDS encoding cbb3-type cytochrome c oxidase subunit I gives MSFSEKYIFSTDHKVIGLQYMFTGIFMALIGGFFVYVFRMQLAFPGIEVPFYGTVTPLAYNSLVTNHGTIMIFWFAMPVLIAAFGNILIPLMIGCDDMVFPRINRLSYQIFLLSAIVLIASFFVPNGGFGGAWTAYPPLSANAAYNATPLGAPMWLIAVALEFVAFLLGGINFITTLMNARAPGMTMYRIPMACWMIVIASILFMCSVGPLIAGAVMLLFDQTLGTHFFDAAGGGDPLLWQHLFWFFGHPEVYVVLLPAMGFVADIMAVMARKKLFGYKTILYSVFATGILSFVVWAHHQFIAGIDPRMANLFTVTTLLISVPIAELCFVYIATLYGGSITFNTPMLWALSFMVEFLIGGVTGIFLGASGADIYFHDTYFVVAHFHYTFVPIAIIGFYCGITFWFPKIFGKMMNDTLGKIHFWGTIIPFNFIFIPLFLLGAAGQHRRIYNFEHFQDLALPEFFNLRVIATVSLIVMIAFQLVFVVNFILTLRNGKKAPKNPWNSNTLEWTAESPPPHGNWPVLPSVYRGPYEYGHPDRLNSDFWPQDEPGPDPADPDYKSTQA, from the coding sequence ATGAGTTTCTCGGAAAAGTATATCTTTTCCACTGACCACAAAGTAATTGGACTCCAATATATGTTTACAGGGATCTTTATGGCCCTGATTGGAGGATTCTTTGTTTATGTTTTCCGCATGCAGCTGGCATTCCCGGGTATTGAAGTTCCCTTTTATGGAACGGTAACACCGCTTGCCTACAATTCCCTGGTTACCAATCACGGAACCATTATGATTTTCTGGTTCGCGATGCCTGTCTTAATTGCGGCATTTGGAAATATTCTGATTCCGCTGATGATTGGTTGCGATGATATGGTATTCCCCAGGATCAATCGCCTATCCTACCAGATTTTCCTGCTGAGTGCGATAGTCCTGATCGCTTCATTCTTCGTGCCTAATGGTGGTTTTGGTGGAGCCTGGACAGCTTATCCGCCTTTATCAGCCAATGCAGCCTATAACGCGACTCCATTAGGAGCCCCGATGTGGTTGATTGCGGTCGCTCTGGAATTCGTCGCGTTTCTTCTTGGTGGTATTAACTTTATCACAACCCTGATGAATGCCCGTGCACCGGGAATGACGATGTACCGAATTCCAATGGCTTGTTGGATGATTGTCATCGCGAGTATCCTTTTCATGTGTTCTGTGGGCCCCCTGATTGCAGGAGCCGTAATGCTTCTTTTCGACCAAACACTGGGAACACATTTCTTTGACGCCGCTGGTGGTGGGGATCCTTTACTCTGGCAGCATTTATTCTGGTTCTTCGGTCATCCTGAAGTATATGTGGTACTTCTTCCCGCCATGGGATTTGTTGCAGATATCATGGCCGTAATGGCTCGGAAAAAGCTCTTTGGTTACAAAACCATTCTCTATTCGGTTTTCGCTACTGGTATTCTTAGTTTTGTCGTTTGGGCTCACCACCAATTCATTGCCGGCATAGATCCTCGCATGGCTAACTTGTTTACCGTGACGACTCTTCTGATTTCAGTTCCCATTGCGGAGCTGTGCTTTGTTTACATCGCCACCTTATATGGAGGATCCATTACCTTCAATACGCCTATGCTTTGGGCACTTTCCTTTATGGTAGAATTCCTTATTGGAGGTGTAACCGGAATCTTCCTGGGTGCGAGTGGGGCGGATATTTATTTCCATGATACTTATTTTGTGGTGGCCCACTTTCATTATACTTTCGTGCCGATTGCTATTATTGGCTTCTACTGCGGAATCACTTTCTGGTTCCCCAAGATTTTCGGAAAAATGATGAATGATACTTTAGGTAAGATTCATTTCTGGGGAACGATCATTCCATTCAATTTCATTTTCATTCCACTCTTCTTGTTAGGGGCCGCCGGCCAACACCGCCGTATTTACAACTTTGAACATTTTCAGGACCTGGCTCTACCAGAGTTTTTCAATCTTCGGGTAATCGCCACGGTTTCCCTGATTGTGATGATCGCTTTCCAGTTAGTTTTTGTGGTCAACTTTATCCTTACCCTTCGTAATGGAAAGAAGGCTCCGAAGAATCCATGGAATTCCAATACCTTGGAGTGGACAGCAGAGTCTCCACCCCCTCACGGCAATTGGCCGGTACTGCCTTCTGTTTATCGTGGTCCTTACGAGTATGGTCACCCTGATCGTCTTAATTCCGATTTTTGGCCGCAAGATGAACCAGGCCCTGATCCGGCCGATCCTGATTACAAATCCACCCAAGCATAA
- a CDS encoding cytochrome c oxidase subunit 3 has protein sequence MSFQVPVATNRSSTGIPTSRLAVWWILASEIVIFGGLIMCYLMLRLHHESWGFEAAHTNPIAGGVNTFVLLTSSLFVVLAHQAAEAKETDKSVRYIWYTIFGGFIFMMVKAYEYTTEITHGYVLTKSVFWSFYYTATGLHGFHVMAGMFIMWMISRDVKKGKNLHRVEVIGIYWHFVDVVWIFLFPLLYIAK, from the coding sequence ATGTCATTCCAAGTTCCAGTAGCAACTAACCGCAGCTCAACCGGAATCCCAACCTCACGGCTCGCAGTCTGGTGGATCCTCGCTTCCGAAATCGTAATCTTCGGTGGGTTGATCATGTGTTACCTTATGCTTCGCCTACACCACGAAAGTTGGGGTTTTGAAGCAGCTCACACCAACCCCATTGCCGGTGGCGTCAATACCTTCGTGCTTCTGACTTCGAGTCTGTTTGTCGTTTTGGCCCACCAGGCGGCAGAAGCCAAAGAGACCGATAAATCCGTTCGCTATATCTGGTATACGATTTTCGGCGGATTCATCTTCATGATGGTCAAAGCCTACGAATATACCACCGAAATTACGCATGGGTATGTTTTGACCAAATCTGTGTTCTGGTCTTTTTATTACACCGCTACCGGGTTGCACGGCTTTCACGTTATGGCCGGAATGTTCATCATGTGGATGATTTCCAGAGATGTGAAAAAAGGCAAAAACCTGCATCGTGTGGAAGTGATCGGGATCTACTGGCATTTCGTCGATGTGGTATGGATCTTTCTTTTTCCGCTCCTTTATATCGCTAAATAA